The following is a genomic window from Verrucomicrobiia bacterium.
ATGTTAGAAACCACCGCCGTAGGGAGTTATCCCAAACCGGACTACCTTGTAAAAGCCCGCAACGCCTTTGCCAAAGGGGAACTGAAAGAAAAAGAACTGCACGAATTGGAAAAGCAGGCCACCCGCGAATGGATAAAGATTCAAGAAGATATTGGCCTCGACATTTTGGTCCACGGTGAAATGGAGCGGGGGGATATGACCACCTACTTCGCCGAGCAGTTGGAAGGAATGGGGGTCTCCGGCCTGGTTCGCTCCTATGGCAACCGCTATTACCGCAAGCCGGTGGTAAAAGGCAGGCTCTCCCGCCCCAAGCCGATGACCGTCGAGATGTTCAAATACGCCCAGTCCCTCACCAAAAAGCCGGTCAAAGGAATGCTCACCGGTCCCTACACGATGTGCGACTGGTCTTTTAACACCTTCTATCCCGACCGCCGCGCGGTCGTTCTGGCCTTCGCCAAGCTCTTGCACGAGGAAGTGACCGATTTGGAAAAAGCCGGCGCCAAGTATATCCAGATTGACGAACCGGCTTTGTCCACTCGTCCCGACGAAGTGGACTTGGCCGTGGAGGCGATGAAAATCGTCACCAAGGGAATCAAGGCCAAAACCATCTCCCACATCTGCTACGGCGATTTCAAAGTGATGTACCCGCGCGTTTTGGACTTGGCCGTCGATATGCTGGATTTGGAATTCGCCAACTCCGGCTATTCCAATCTGGACATTTTCAAAACCCCCAAGTTCACCAAGGGAGTTTCCGTGGGGGTTACCGATATCCATTCCCACCGCATCGAAACCAAGGAAGAAGTCAAGCAGGGCATCTACAAAGCCCTCTCGGTCTTCGACCCCCAGCAGGTTTTCATCGACCCCGACTGCGGCCTCAAAACCCGCACCGTCCAGGAA
Proteins encoded in this region:
- a CDS encoding methionine synthase, encoding MLETTAVGSYPKPDYLVKARNAFAKGELKEKELHELEKQATREWIKIQEDIGLDILVHGEMERGDMTTYFAEQLEGMGVSGLVRSYGNRYYRKPVVKGRLSRPKPMTVEMFKYAQSLTKKPVKGMLTGPYTMCDWSFNTFYPDRRAVVLAFAKLLHEEVTDLEKAGAKYIQIDEPALSTRPDEVDLAVEAMKIVTKGIKAKTISHICYGDFKVMYPRVLDLAVDMLDLEFANSGYSNLDIFKTPKFTKGVSVGVTDIHSHRIETKEEVKQGIYKALSVFDPQQVFIDPDCGLKTRTVQEAIDKLKVMVEAVGEVKKELGLN